The following proteins come from a genomic window of Hypanus sabinus isolate sHypSab1 chromosome 9, sHypSab1.hap1, whole genome shotgun sequence:
- the LOC132399226 gene encoding transmembrane channel-like protein 7 isoform X3 has translation MKHSSLQYELKTDLDEERIKQKIAERTQKEKFQIYLRRAFLNLLVLLILAACFYCIYRTTVYSQQFHYTQTNDGSFTFDLIVQYLPSIVITAANFITPLLFEYIIAFEDYSPAFEIKFMLLRSVFVRLANIIVLLLSLWSQITTCNGGECKPCGYNHKSYPCWETRIGQEMYKLMIFDLIIIGAVTLFVEFPRKLLVTFCSFPPFTWWGQQQFSVPQNVLEIVYGQTICWIGTFYSPLLPGIATIKYFAIFYIKKVSLMANCQPSTRPFRASSSNFFFLAVLLIGLPLACVPILFSIAIISSSKSCGPFSKFNTTWEIIPTTINSFPVGLQKLLYGLGSEIFAVPFFIIVCLILFYLVALSTAHKRVVVQLRDQLAMQGRDKQYLIRKLTRESVIAKKRLAMANAEIQ, from the exons actgacttggatgaagaaagaATAAAGCAGAAGATTGCAGAAAGGACTCAGAAGGAAAAGTTCCAGATTTACCTCCGAAGAGCTTTCTTGAACTTGCTTGTTTTACTGATACTGGCTGCTTGTTTTTATTGCATATATAGAACCACCGTTTACTCCCAACAATTCCATTACACA CAAACAAATGATGGAAGCTTCACATTCGATCTCATAGTTCAATACTTGCCctctattgtgatcactgcagcTAACTTTATCACTCCACTCTTGTTTGAATACATAATCGCATTCGAAGACTATTCACCAGCCTTTGAGATTAAATTCATGCTTCTCAG GTCTGTGTTTGTGCGATTGGCTAATATTATTGTTCTCTTGCTGAGCTTATGGTCACAAATTACAACATGCAATGGCGGAGAATGCAAGCCTTGTGGATACAACCATAAATCGTACCCA TGCTGGGAAACCCGAATAGGACAAGAAATGTACAAGTTGATGATATTTGATCTGATTATCATTGGTGCTGTCACATTATTTGTGGAATTTCCCAGAAA attacTTGTGACTTTTTGCTCTTTCCCACCTTTCACATGGTGGGGGCAGCAACAGTTTAGTGTTCCGCAAAATGTGTTAGAAATTGTATATGGTCAAACAATCTGTTGGATTGGGACATTTTATTCACCATTGCTCCCTGGAATAGCAACCATCAaatattttgctatattttaCATAAAAAAG GTTTCTCTGATGGCAAACTGTCAACCTTCCACCAGACCTTTTCGGGCATCAAGTTCGAACTTCTTCTTTTTAGCGGTTCTGTTAATTGGCCTTCCATTAGCTTGTGTTCCAATACTCTTCAGTATTGCAAT AATTAGTTCTTCAAAATCTTGTGGGCCATTCAGTAAATTCAACACTACGTGGGAAATTATACCAACCACAATTAACAGTTTTCCAGTGGGCCTTCAGAAACTTCTGTATGGATTGGGATCTGAAATATTTGCTGTgccattctttataattgtatg CCTCATTCTGTTTTATCTTGTTGCGCTTTCTACAGCACACAAACGAGTTGTTGTTCAATTAAGAGATCAATTAGCCATG CAAGGTCGTGACAAGCAGTATCTGATCAGAAAACTGACGAGAGAATCAGTCATTGCAAAGAAAAGACTTGCTATGGCTAATGCTGAGATACAATGA